GCACAGCGGCAGTCATCACACTGTTCCCCTCGAACCCGCGGACGAGATCGCTGATGCACTCGTCGGCGCTTTCGACGACACCTCGGCGTAGCTCGCCGCCCTCAGTAGAGGTAGGGACGGAAGCTGTCCTCGGTGAACCGTTCGTTGCCCGCTTCGGGCATCACGCGCCGGGTGATCTCCGCGACCGACGGCAGCGCGTCGGGTCGCCATGAGTCCGGCTTCCACAGGTCTGACCGGAGAAACGCCTTGGGACAGTGATAGAACACCTCGTCGACGGTGATCTCCACCGCGAGGATCGGCCGCTTACCGCTGACCGTGAGGTCGTCGAAGTAGTCGGCGTCGTCGACGATGCGGGCGCGGCCGTTGATCCGCAGCGTGTCCCCGCGACCGGGTACGACGAAGATGGTGCCCGCATTGGGGTTTCGGAGTATGTTCACGTAGCCGTCGACACGACGGTTGCCCGGCCGCTCGGGTATCGCGATGTGCCGGTCGTCGATGACGTGGACGACCTTGCCGGCCGGGTCGCCCTTGAGCGACACGTCGATCCGTCCGAGTTCGTCGGCGGTCGCCAGGAACACCATCGGCGACTCCGCGAGCCATTCCCGGTCGACGTCGGCGAGTGAGTTCCGCGCCTTGTCGCGGATGAGCTCCATCGGATGGCCGACGATCTCCCGCAGCCTCGACTCGTCGGTGATGTGCATCTGCACATCGTGTCACGCGGTCGTCGCTACGCGGGTCGCGGTGCGGGCGCCGGCC
The genomic region above belongs to Gordonia hongkongensis and contains:
- a CDS encoding MSMEG_1061 family FMN-dependent PPOX-type flavoprotein translates to MHITDESRLREIVGHPMELIRDKARNSLADVDREWLAESPMVFLATADELGRIDVSLKGDPAGKVVHVIDDRHIAIPERPGNRRVDGYVNILRNPNAGTIFVVPGRGDTLRINGRARIVDDADYFDDLTVSGKRPILAVEITVDEVFYHCPKAFLRSDLWKPDSWRPDALPSVAEITRRVMPEAGNERFTEDSFRPYLY